The proteins below come from a single Metarhizium brunneum chromosome 1, complete sequence genomic window:
- the Btrc gene encoding F-box/WD repeat-containing protein 1A, which produces MARKSIPVMEWAQAHHSVVFDDDYEPRHIAPARRGGPEQRFRSLSMSLSWKRPKHSLFGHDDMRDPTHHGNDAAIDDSHDGPEHPQGPTHVKQRRASGSLKGIIRRASMSLKGIMHRRPSVAAADVIYEQGASNERPTTSHGPWNRLGQAANFHRSPSFYDLDLYRDPNKHVPIPGLGDEPPVIPHHTGAAAKASAAMQNEYFARQRGLNPPSSDDGNDRESGIGIAVTRLSVDLDSVEQESVLEQDSRISRIDFVSELPAELAIHILACLDASALAKASAVSRQWHHTVSNQHIWRESCLRETTGTYATSRPVQPGAGMGVPKIHPQNDWKQIYKVKLELSQRWKEGKARPVYLHGHTDSIYCLQFDEFKIVSGSRDKTIRVWDMHTMECKLVIGPPEVVDGPHLLVDEEGNPSHYAAGSDNEQTALSLPNTVSFPEHHKASILCLQYDDEILVTGSSDSTCIVYDVKAGYRPIRRLRHHTAAVLDLAFDKKHIVTCSKDISICVWDRETGALLRQLRGHTGPVNAVQMRGNTIVSCSGDFRVKLWNIDTGKNIREFVGHTKGLACSQFSEDGRFVASAGNDKVIRIWDANTGECVREMKAHENLVRSLHIDSVSGRLVSGSYDTDIKVWDMETGNQLLDFPRWHSSWVLSAKSDYRRIVSTGQDPKILIMDFGAGVDGIGQLETSAAQATD; this is translated from the exons ATGGCCAGAAAGTCGATTCCAGTCATGGAATGGGCCCAGGCCCACCACAGTGTTGTGTTTGATGACGATTACGAGCCTCGACATATTGCGCCTGCCCGCCGTGGAGGACCTGAGCAGCGATTTAGAAGTCTAAGCATGTCACTGTCATGGAAGCGGCCCAAGCATTCGCTtttcggccatgatgacatgCGCGACCCAACGCACCATGGGAATGACGCTGCTATTGACGACTCGCATGATGGACCTGAACATCCTCAAGGGCCGACCCATGTTAAGCAAAGACGGGCTTCGGGAAGCCTCAAGGGCATCATTCGCCGTGCATCCATGTCCTTGAAAGGGATCATGCATCGTCGGCCGTCTGTTGCCGCAGCGGATGTGATCTACGAACAAGGCGCTTCAAATGAACGACCCACGACATCACACGGTCCTTGGAACCGCCTGGGACAAGCGGCAAACTTCCACCGTTCTCCTTCTTTCTACGACTTGGACCTGTACCGTGATCCCAACAAGCACGTCCCCATCCCTGGACTAGGAGATGAGCCGCCCGTCATCCCTCATCACACGGGAGCGGCAGCCAAGGCCTCGGCGGCTATGCAAAATGAGTATTTTGCCCGACAACGAGGGCTAAACCCTCCCTCTAGCGACGATGGAAATGACCGCGAGAGTGGCATAGGCATTGCGGTAACCAGGCTATCCGTAGACCTCGACAGCGTCGAACAGGAAAGCGTTTTAGAACAGGATTCTCGCATCAGCCGCATTGATTTCGTTTCCGAGTTACCCGCAGAGCTGGCTATTCACATCTTAGCCTGCTTGGATGcatcggccttggccaaggcgagtGCCGTGTCTCGTCAGTGGCACCACACTGTTTCGAACCAGCACATCTGGCGCGAGTCTTGCCTCAGAGAAACAACGGGTACTTATGCTACCAGTCGTCCTGTGCAACCGGGTGCTGGCATGGGCGTGCCCAAGATTCACCCACAGAATGACTGGAAGCAGATTTACAAGGTCAAGCTGGAACTGAGCCAGCGGTGGAAGGAGGGCAAGGCCCGTCCAGTCTACTTGCATGGGCATACTGATAGTATCTATTGCCTGCAATTTGATGA ATTCAAAATTGTGTCGGGCTCTCGGGACAAGACCATCCGGGTCTGGGACATGCACACGATGGAGTGCAAGCTGGTTATTGGACCCCCAGAGGTCGTTGACGGCCCGCATTTGCTGGTGGACGAAGAAGGCAACCCAAGCCACTACGCGGCAGGATCCGACAATGAGCAGACCGCCTTGTCACTGCCAAACACTGTGTCTTTCCCCGAGCACCACAAGGCTTCGATTTTGTGTTTGCAGTATGACGATGAGATCTTGGTGACTGGCTCATCCGACTCTACGTGCATCGTATACGATGTCAAGGCTGGGTACCGACCAATTCGACGACTTCGACATCACACGGCGGCTGTTTTGGACCTGGCTTTTGACAAGAAGCACATTGTGACGTGCAGCAAGGACATTAGCATCTGTGTATGGGACAGGGAAACTGGTGCTTTACTTCGACAGCTCCGCGGCCACACCGGCCCCGTCAACGCCGTGCAAATGCGCGGCAACACGATTGTATCTTGCTCTGGAGACTTCCGTGTGAAGCTGTGGAACATTGATACCGGCAAGAACATTCGCGAATTCGTCGGCCACACCAAGGGCCTGGCCTGCTCGCAATTTTCCGAGGACGGCAGATTTGTGGCATCCGCCGGAAACGACAAGGTGATTCGCATTTGGGATGCCAACACGGGCGAGTGTGTTCGTGAGATGAAGGCGCACGAGAACCTAGTGCGCAGCCTGCACATAGACAGCGTGAGCGGCCGACTTGTCAGCGGCAGCTACGACACCGACATCAAAGTGTGGGACATGGAAACGGGCAACCAGCTGCTCGACTTCCCCCGCTGGCACTCTAGCTGGGTACTCAGCGCGAAGAGCGACTACCGCCGAATCGTCAGCACTGGCCAGGATCCCAAGATTCTCATCATGGACTTTGGTGCCGGAGTGGATGGCATTGGGCAGCTGGAAACCAGTGCGGCACAAGCCACCGACTAA